From a single Nothobranchius furzeri strain GRZ-AD chromosome 7, NfurGRZ-RIMD1, whole genome shotgun sequence genomic region:
- the sh3d19 gene encoding SH3 domain-containing protein 19 → MTSSLTSLKTLVQAEPRGRALEGNKVYPPWIFLSSNFYTGQVVEQNLSKDGSETMFLKNLQTTFRLQLDAEIPSMELTSPHSAPASAHQLCMPTSSTKILVSQWLYSAKDGEGGAFSGYRVRVLCLLHKLLPKQQEQTVQRDCRREKRPNISVEPLTRNSWFSGGSVVHALGSGWSSNIQIVSQVVKETTQENPVVKPTPAPLLEHRCRDEQHFPSCLEVGFCAKIPNARLPCDLSFALGTTSKKPKKPEDIFTKITEGRKNFYLKDGKAKSSQTCTRSVTICWNIPADPPVAAISTFSKSKNSHQPVPRPQTKLNNPPSEEARVENLVKLAENLDNFPFDSKEDSTNKCLQDLLEVLSKIDDLVEDIFIVDQSDKLQDEDADGKMSNNQQNFRARIQAFESQADAKEGNASQIGTPSLPPRTASCRPPVAAKPSAAFRSTSLDDTNKNEPIAQNPQNPFTGSKAQPPVKPVRQSLRNELEAFHSKGNTSNSPNPFALTSTDGFEEEEPPLMSPIPPLKPFKEPLKPNLNINIHNSASMFTNNNHLDNSFSNPPVKPQFSMDDDGVSINRPSIGKRPTTIRVPSMTGSVVGNFQDSGHPLPTQKPVSPLTPSASYKQITKSSMSLQNSFGVSPTPLLPPRKPTMEKSLPPRPSLVKAGPGRQLPSTLQATDQSQSKPPAPKKGLILPPRPCPGHRLYNKYTLQLPHGIASFDYDGSDSGHLTLQKNEVLLLLNEINRDEFECQVGETTGRVHKYRMKVITPLGTPPLQGASGGDDCGLTVQALYDFDPENPGELRLREGDFVTDVEQLDNQWYQGTCDGSTGYFPVNYAKVLSNSPKSLPKKKTKPKPATISGPRCVAIFNFDGEHSDELSFSEGEMIQLKELVGEDWARGQIGTSIGIFPLNFVDIIEDLPPSRNQLQSSKVALPGVAASPCMQSEAAKPVQASKPSAEWATALYDYAAISADELSFQQGDRILITDHINEEWSSGRLGGREGMFPRAFIKASSVFAGQAPNGAAGGERARALYSYTSDCEEELSIRVGDIITNLESVDEEWFLGDLRGKRALVPKNYVKVLK, encoded by the exons atgaCCTCGTCTCTGACCTCTTTAAAAACGCTGGTCCAAGCA GAGCCACGAGGAAGAGCTCTTGAAGGGAACAAGGTTTACCCACCATGGATTTTCTTATCTTCAAACTTCTACACAG GACAGGTGGTTGAGCAGAACCTGTCCAAGGACGGCTCGGAGACG ATGTTCCTGAAAAACCTTCAGACTACCTTTAGACTTCAG CTGGATGCAGAAatcccctccatggagctaaccagcccccactctgctccagcctcagctcaccagctctgcatgcccacATCCTCCACCAAAATATTAG TTTCCCAGtggctttattcagcaaaggatggagaaggcggggccttctcaggttacagag TCCGTGTTCTCTGTCTTCTGCACAAGCTGCTACCAAAACAA caagaACAAACTGTCCAGAGGGACTGCAGAAGAGAGAAAAG ACCAAACATCTCAGTAGAACCTCTGACCAGAAACAGCTGGTTCTCGGGAGGTTCTGTGGTTCATGCCCTGGGATCAGGCTGGTCCTCCAACATCCAGATTGTCTCTCAG GTGGTTAAAGAGACGACCCAGGAGAATCCCGTTGTGAAGCCCACCCCCGCCCCCTTGTTGGAGCATCGGTGTCGTGACGAGCAGCACTTCCCCTCCTGCT TGGAAGttggtttttgtgctaaaatcccAAATGCACGTTTGCCATGTGACTTGAGCTTTgccctgggaaccacca GTAAAAAGCCAAAGAAGCCTGAGGACATCTTTACCAAAATCACTGAGGGGAGAAAAAACTTTTATCTGAAAGACGG AAAAGCAAAGTCTTCTCAAACATGCACTAGATCTGTCACCATATGCTGGAATATTCCTGCGGATCCTCCAGTTGCTGCTATTTCTACCTTTTCTAAGTCCAAGAATAGCCACCAACCCGTTCCCCGTCCTCAGACAAAATTAAACAACCCTCCGTCGGAAGAAGCCAGAGTTGAAAATTTAGTCAAACTAGCGGAAAACTTGGACAATTTCCCATTTGATTCCAAAGAGGATTCCACCAATAAGTGTTTACAGGATTTACTGGAAGTTCTTAGTAAAATTGACGATCTTGTGGAAGACATTTTTATTGTTGACCAATCAGACAAGTTACAGGACGAAGATGCTGATGGGAAGATGAGCAACAATCAGCAGAATTTCCGTGCCAGGATCCAGGCTTTTGAGAGCCAGGCTGATGCCAAGGAGGGAAATGCATCTCAAATAGGCACACCAAGCCTTCCGCCAAGGACGGCTTCTTGCAGACCGCCAGTTGCTGCTAAACCATCTGCAGCTTTTAGAAGTACAAGTTTAGACGACACCAACAAAAATGAGCCAATTGCACAAAACCCCCAAAACCCTTTCACAGGCTCCAAAGCGCAACCCCCTGTAAAGCCGGTGAGACAGTCCTTGAGAAACGAGCTAGAGGCTTTTCACAGCAAAGGGAATACATCAAACAGCCCAAATCCTTTTGCCCTGACCAGTACTGATGGCTTCGAGGAAGAGGAACCTCCACTGATGTCACCCATCCCTCCGTTGAAACCTTTCAAAGAACCTCTTAAGCCTAATCTGAATATAAACATCCACAACTCAGCCTCCATGTTCACAAATAACAACCATTTGGACAACTCATTCA GTAACCCCCCGGTCAAACCACAGTTTAGCATGGATGACGATGGAGTCTCCATCAACAGGCCAAGTATTGGAAAAAGACCAACCACTATCAGGGTTCCCAGCATGACTGGGTCAG TGGTAGGCAACTTTCAAGACAGTGGTCATCCTCTTCCAACTCAGAAGCCTGTGAGTCCTCTAACCCCATCTGCGAGCTACAAACAAATCACCAAGTCCTCAATGTCCCTTCAG AACTCTTTTGGTGTCAGTCCAACACCATTGCTACCACCTCG GAAACCCACTATGGAAAAGTCCCTCCCACCCCGTCCTTCTCTGGTTAAAGCAGGCCCAGGAAGACAACTCCCGTCGACCCTTCAGGCAACAGATCAATCTCAGTCAAAGCCACCTGCCCCCAAAAAAGGACTCATTTTGCCTCCAAGACCCTGTCCAGGCCACCGTCTCTACAACAAATACACA CTTCAGCTCCCTCATGGGATTGCATCCTTTGACTACGATGGGAGTGATTCAGGACATCTGACACTGCAG AAAAACGAAGTTCTTCTGCTCCTGAACGAGATTAACCGCGATGAATTTGAGTGCCAGGTTGGCGAAACCACAGGGAGAGTTCACAAATATCGAATGAAGGTCATAACTCCTTTGGGCACACCTCCACTACAG GGTGCTTCAGGTGGAGACGATTGTGGACTGACGGTTCAGGCTCTGTACGACTTTGATCCAG AGAATCCAGGAGAGCTGAGACTCCGAGAAGGAGATTTTGTGACTGACGTGGAGCAGTTGGACAACCAGTGGTACCAAGGCACCTGTGATGGATCTACTGGTTACTTTCCTGTCAATTATGCCAAAGTCTTG TCAAACTCACCAAAATCACTCCCTAAAAAGAAAACTAAGCCAAAACCAGCAACAATCAG TGGTCCGAGATGTGTGGCGATATTTAACTTCGATGGGGAGCACAGTGATGAGCTGTCCTTCTCTGAAGGGGAGATGATCCAGCTGAAGGAGTTGGTGGGGGAGGACTGGGCTCGGGGACAGATCGGCACCTCCATCGGCATCTTCCCCCTTAACTTTGTGGACATCATTGAAGATCTGCCCCCATCTCGAAATCAGCTGCAGTCcagcaaagtggcactgcctg GTGTGGCTGCTTCTCCCTGCATGCAGTCTGAGGCTGCCAAACCTGTTCAG GCTTCTAAGCCCAGCGCGGAATGGGCAACAGCCCTGTATGATTATGCTGCAATATCAGCTGATGAGCTGTCCTTCCAACAAGGTGACCGAATCCTGATCACCGATCACATCAATGAGGAGTGGAGCAGTGGCAGGCTCGGCGGCAGAGAAGGCATGTTCCCCAGGGCTTTCATCAAGGCCAGCTCAG TGTTTGCAGGACAAGCGCCTAATGGGGCTGCAGGTGGTGAGAGAGCTAGAGCGTTGTACAGCTACACATCAGACTGTGAGGAGGAGCTCTCGATACGG GTCGGGGACATAATAACCAACCTGGAGTCTGTTGATGAAGAGTGGTTCCTGGGTGATCTCAGGGGGAAACGAGCTCTGGTTCCTAAAAACTACGTGAAAGTTTTGAAATAA
- the rps3a gene encoding small ribosomal subunit protein eS1, which yields MAVGKNKRLTKGGKKGAKKKIVDPFSKKDWYDVKAPAMFNIRNIGKTLVTRTQGTRIASDGLKGRVFEVSLADLQNDEVAFRKFKLITEDVQGKNCLTNFHGMDLTRDKMCSMVKKWQTMIEAHVDVKTTDGYLLRLFCVGFTKKRTNQIRKTSYAQHQQVRQIRKKMMEIMTREVQTNDLKEVVNKLIPDSVGKDIEKACQSIYPLHDVYVRKVKMLKKPKFELGKLMELHGEGGAGTAAKASGDDTGAKVERADGYEPPIQETV from the exons ATGGCAGTCGGCAAGAATAAGAGGCTGACCAAAGGCGGCAAAAAAGGTGCCAAAAAGAAGAT TGTGGACCCTTTCTCTAAAAAAGACTGGTATGATGTTAAGGCACCAGCCATGTTCAACATCCGCAACATTGGCAAGACCTTGGTCACCAGGACTCAGGGAACCA GAATTGCCTCTGACGGTCTTAAGGGACGCGTGTTTGAGGTGAGCCTCGCTGATCTGCAGAACGATGAGGTGGCCTTCCGTAAGTTCAAGCTCATCACTGAGGATGTTCAGGGTAAGAACTGCCTCACCAACTTCCACGGCATGGACCTGACCCGTGACAAGATGTGCTCCATGGTCAAGAAGTGGCAG ACCATGATTGAAGCCCACGTGGACGTTAAGACAACCGATGGATACCTTCTTCGTCTTTTCTGTGTGGGTTTCACAAAAAAGCGCACCAACCAGATCAGAAAGACCTCCTATGCCCAGCACCAGCAGGTCCGCCAGATCCGCAAGAAGATGATGGAGATCATGACCCGTGAGGTTCAGACCAATGACCTGAAGGAAGTGGTCAACAAGCT GATCCCTGACAGTGTTGGCAAGGACATCGAGAAGGCCTGCCAGTCTATCTACCCTCTGCATGACGTCTACGTCCGCAAGGTCAAGATGCTTAAGAAGCCCAAGTTTGAAT TGGGCAAACTGATGGAGCTCCATGGTGAGGGTGGTGCTGGTACAGCTGCAAAGGCATCTGGTGATGATACTGGAGCCAAGGTGGAGAGAGCTGATGGCTACGAGCCCCCCATCCAGGAGACTGTCTAA
- the LOC139070821 gene encoding piggyBac transposable element-derived protein 4-like, giving the protein MRRRFNVNEALEVFQQLEEEGESASSSSTDDSSCSDEEAEDQAFTPGPDSGEEMEEGSDEEVVAAEERWDHPLWQSKSGIAWSPTPDTRIPFRAPDVRHCGITRLAVSYIQTIEDSFDFFLTTTILDVIIKYTNIEGRRKYDDWTDVDRVELRALFGLLILAGVHRSRGESSASLWGEETGRPIFRATMSLGRFHMLTATLRFDDRLTRAARRLVQQDKLAPLREVWDLWAARLPLAYNPGEDVCVDEQLVGFRGRCNFKQYMPSKPAKYGIKLWVVCDVATSYAWGIIPYLGKTTRDAPAERGQGKRVVQELTEGLSGRTVTTDNFFTSLVLGEELLKKKSVLWEQLGATSQSCPHSCSR; this is encoded by the coding sequence atgagaagaagattcaatgtgaatgaagccctggaggtgtttcagcagcttgaggaagagggagagtcagCCTCATCCTCATCCACGGATGACAGCTCTTGTTCGGATGAAGAGGCTGAAGATCAGGCCTTTACCCCAGGGCCTGATTCAGGGGAAGAAATGGAAGAAGGTTCAGATGAGGAGGTGGttgctgcagaggagagatgggaCCATCCTTTGTGGCAATCAAAGAGCGGGATCGCCTGGTCCCCGACACCCGACACCAGGATCCCCTTTCGGGCTCCAGACGTCCGCCATTGTGGGATCACCCGCCTCGCTGTCAGCTACATCCAAACTATTGAGGACAGCTTCGATTTTTTTTTGACTACAACAATCCtagatgtaataataaaatacaccaatATAGAGGGAAGAAGAAAATATGACGATTGGACAGACGTTGACCGCGTGGAACTCCGGGCATTGTTTGGGTTGCTCATCCTCGCTGGTGTGCACCGTTCCCGTGGGGAATCATCTGCCAGCCTCTGGGGGGAGGAAACGGGGAGGCCGATATTCAGAGCCACGATGAGTTTGGGAAGGTTCCACATGCTGACTGCAACATTGCGCTTTGATGACCGCTTGACCAGGGCAGCCCGCCGGTTGGTGCAGCAGGACAAGCTCGCTCCCCTGCGGGAAGTGTGGGACCTCTGGGCGGCCCGGCTCCCTCTCGCCTACAACCCCGGTGAAGATGTCTGCGTTGATGAACAGCTCGTCGGATTCAGAGGTCGCTGCAACTTCAAGCAGTACATGCCCTCAAAACCGGCAAAATATGGCATCAAGCTGTGGGTGGTGTGCGATGTGGCCACTTCTTATGCCTGGGGGATTATTCCCTATCTGGGCAAGACGACTCGAGACGCCCCGGCAGAAAGGGGGCAAGGGAAGCGGGTGGTGCAGGAACTCACGGAGGGTCTGAGCGGCCGCACTGTCACCACGGACAATTTTTTCACCTCGCTGGTTCTTGGAGaggagctgctaaaaaaaaaatctgtcttgtgggaacagttagGCGCAACAAGCCAGAGTTGCCCCCACAGTTGCTCCAGATGA